The Pseudonocardia broussonetiae DNA segment CGCGCAGCCCGACACCGAGCCCGAGGCCGAGGTCGACGAGCACGACGTCGCCATGCTGGTCTACACCAGCGGCACGACCGCCGAGCCCAAGGGCGTGCTCATCCCGCACCGCAACTACCTGATCTCCACCGCGCCGGCGTGGAGCTGGGGGCTGCAGACCGGGCCGGACGACACGTGGCTGTTCGTCATGCCGTTCTTCACGATCGCCGGGCTCGGGTCGATGACGACGCTGACACTGATGGGCGCCACGCTCGTGCTGCCCGCGACGGTCGAGCCGGCGAGCGCGCTGGAGATCGTCGCGCGCGAGGGCGTCACGGTGATCGCGCAGACGCCCACGTTCTACCTCGCGCTCGCCGCGCAGCCCGGCTTCGGTCCCGACGCCGTCGGGGCCGTCCGGCGGTGCATGACCTACGGCGGGCAGGTCGCCCCGGCGGCGGTCGAGGCGTGGTCGGCGGCCGCGCCCGACGCCCGGTGGGGCACCTACTGGGGCCAGTCCGAGCTCTCGCAGCTCGGCACGGTCGGCTGGTTCGCCACCCTCGACGACGTCCCCGGCGGCGACCCGTCGTGGATCGGGCGGCCGGTCACGCACCTGGAGACCCGCGTCGTCGACGAGAACGACGACGACGCGGAGGTCGGCGAGCTGATCTGCCGCTCGCCCTCGGTCATGCTCGGCTACCACCGCGAGCCCGAGCGCACCGCCGCGGTGCTGCGCGACGGCTGGCTGCGCACCGGCGACATCGTCCGCGTCGACGACGCGGGCAACCTGTTCTTCGCCGACCGCAAGGGCGACATGATCAAGTCCGGCGGGATGAACGTGTCGTCGCAGGAGGTGGAGCGGGTCCTGCACACGCACCCCGCCGTGCTGCGCGCCGCGGTCGTCGGCCGGCCCGACCCGTACTGGTCGGAGGCCGTCACGGCGTTCGTCGTCGTGAAGCCGGGGGAGAGCCCCGACCCGGCCGAGGTCGTCGCGTTCTGCCGCGAGCGGCTCGCGACGTTCAAGGCGCCCAAGGCGGTGCACCTCGTCGACGCGCTGCCGGTCGACGCCCAGGGCAAGGTGCTCAAGCGGGAGCTGCGCAAGGTGGAGCTGCCGGCGTGAGCGCGCCCGGGGCGCCGGCCGCCGGCGGGGCACCCGGCCGGCCGGGGGCCCCGTCCGCAGGCGGGGCACCCGCCGGGTCGGCGTCCGGTCCGCCCGCCCGCCCGGCCGGCGCCTCCTCCGCCCCGCCCGCTCGGGCGGCGGCCGTCGGAGGTCGGGGCGCAGCCCGGCGCGAGCAGATCGTCACCGCCGCGGCGCGGATCTTCGCCGAGCAGGGCTACGCCGCCGTCGGCATGCGGGAGATCGCCGACGCCGTCGGCATCCGCGGGGCCAGCCTCTACCACCACTTCGCGGCCAAGGAGGAGATCCTCTACGCGATCTGCCTGACGGTCACCGAGGAGCCCAACACCCTCAACCTGCCCCTGCTCGACGCCGCCGGCACCCCCTCGCAGCGGCTCGCCGCGCTCGTGCGCGCGCACCTCGAGCACCTGCACCGCCGCCGCGTCGAGCACCTCGTCGGCCTACACGAGATGGCCGCGCTGACGCCGGAGCACCGGGCGGTCGTCGACGACCACCGCCGCTACTACCAGCGCCGCGTCCGCGGGTGCGTCGCCGCGGGGGCGGCGTCGGGGGAGTTCGCGGTGCCCGACGCCCGGCTGGCCGCCTTCGCCATCTGCGACATGCTCAACGGCTTCTCGCACTGGTTCCACGACGACCGCGACCTCTGCCTCGACGACGTCGTCGAGGGCTACGTCGACCTGGTCGTCGGGCGGCTGCTCGGGTCGCCGGACTTCTACTGAGCCCTGCCCCCGGTCGTGCCGGTCGTGCCGGTCGTGCCGCAGTCGCGCACCCGCCGGGCGGCCGCCACCAGGCCCCGGCGCGCGCCGCGCTCCTGCACGGCGGCGAGGGCGAACGCGCTGCAGCTCGGCGTCGACGGGCAGCGGGGCGTGAACCGGGTGAGCCGGCGTCGGTAGAGCCGGATCAGGCCGCGGGCCAGCGCGCTGCCGCCGCGGTCGGGCAGTACCGCCGCGGCCAGCAGGAGCAGGGTCGAGAGCCGGGTGATCGCGAGCAGCGAGAGGTTGCAGTCGCACCCGTCGCAGCTGTCGCACGCGCCGCCTCCCGAGCGTCCGCCGGAGCCGCCACCGCAGCCCCACCCGCTGCCGCTCCCACCGCCCCGGCTGCTCCCTCCGCCGCCGGACGGCCCGGACACCCCGGACGATCCCGACCCGCGCGAGCCCCCGCCGGGCCAGCCGTCGCAGCCCCACCCGCCGCTGCCGCCGTCGGAGCGCCCGCCGGAGGTGCGGCCGCGGCCGAGACCGGTGGGCACCCC contains these protein-coding regions:
- a CDS encoding TetR/AcrR family transcriptional regulator, yielding MSAPGAPAAGGAPGRPGAPSAGGAPAGSASGPPARPAGASSAPPARAAAVGGRGAARREQIVTAAARIFAEQGYAAVGMREIADAVGIRGASLYHHFAAKEEILYAICLTVTEEPNTLNLPLLDAAGTPSQRLAALVRAHLEHLHRRRVEHLVGLHEMAALTPEHRAVVDDHRRYYQRRVRGCVAAGAASGEFAVPDARLAAFAICDMLNGFSHWFHDDRDLCLDDVVEGYVDLVVGRLLGSPDFY
- the yidD gene encoding membrane protein insertion efficiency factor YidD, which produces MRAGPGDETPAQRRRRREEEERRRRQEEAARRRQEQREDASDAVEGAADVVEAGSGLGVPTGLGRGRTSGGRSDGGSGGWGCDGWPGGGSRGSGSSGVSGPSGGGGSSRGGGSGSGWGCGGGSGGRSGGGACDSCDGCDCNLSLLAITRLSTLLLLAAAVLPDRGGSALARGLIRLYRRRLTRFTPRCPSTPSCSAFALAAVQERGARRGLVAAARRVRDCGTTGTTGTTGGRAQ
- a CDS encoding class I adenylate-forming enzyme family protein, with translation MTGTLAPQHRSPIGRATIGDQLRRHARTQPGKVAFVSYTPDRVETTYGELDARANRFAHLLAGRGVGRGDVVAAMARNSVDVVAAYYGALKLGAAFTVVNPMLREHEVAWQLDHARPAAVLVAPEFAGAVPGEPVVLGPGLEAELGAQPDTEPEAEVDEHDVAMLVYTSGTTAEPKGVLIPHRNYLISTAPAWSWGLQTGPDDTWLFVMPFFTIAGLGSMTTLTLMGATLVLPATVEPASALEIVAREGVTVIAQTPTFYLALAAQPGFGPDAVGAVRRCMTYGGQVAPAAVEAWSAAAPDARWGTYWGQSELSQLGTVGWFATLDDVPGGDPSWIGRPVTHLETRVVDENDDDAEVGELICRSPSVMLGYHREPERTAAVLRDGWLRTGDIVRVDDAGNLFFADRKGDMIKSGGMNVSSQEVERVLHTHPAVLRAAVVGRPDPYWSEAVTAFVVVKPGESPDPAEVVAFCRERLATFKAPKAVHLVDALPVDAQGKVLKRELRKVELPA